A portion of the Penaeus monodon isolate SGIC_2016 chromosome 28, NSTDA_Pmon_1, whole genome shotgun sequence genome contains these proteins:
- the LOC119591471 gene encoding probable 39S ribosomal protein L45, mitochondrial, translating into MKEKGIQPVRPWMEKPVFISATSGTFEAYVPPEGDGKVSATLTAGAKQKLEFLEKKGKSMMAVRKIRQFDEDFDPKLFAEEAQQIYIDMHKALADFDKVKLHQMVTERAFPVVTHQVRNKTLRWQFVSSLEPPRVVHVRCTDVISKENIFAQITVRFHTKQTLAVYDRFGRLQHGSEVVAKDVLEYVVFEKHVANTYGVWRIHDKIIPDWMPPRQPSYKTYKVEEQSPEETEVAVVEEKEEKVAETATA; encoded by the exons ATGAAAGAGAAGGGTATCCAGCCTGTCCGGCCGTGGATGGAGAAGCCTGTGTTTATTTCAGCCACTAGTGGAACATTTGAGGCGTATGTACCTCccgaaggagatggaaaagtgtCGGCCACGTTAACTGCT GGTGCTAAACAGAAATTGGAGTTTctggagaaaaaaggtaaatccATGATGGCAGTCAGAAAAATTCGGCAGTTTGATGAAGACTTTGATCCAAAGCTATTTGCAGAGGAAGCACAGCAGATCTATATTGACATGCACAAAGCTTTGGCAGA TTTTGATAAGGTGAAGCTACATCAGATGGTGACAGAGCGAGCCTTCCCAGTGGTGACCCATCAAGTTCGTAACAAGACACTGAGATGGCAGTTTGTTTCATCATTAGAACCACCACGAGTTGTTCATGTGCGATGCACTGATGTTATcagcaaagaaaatatatttgcacAAATTACAGTTCGTTTTCATACAAAACAG ACGTTGGCTGTATATGATCGATTTGGCCGTCTGCAGCACGGGTCAGAGGTGGTTGCAAAGGATGTCCTGGAGTATGTTGTTTTTGAGAAACATGTGGCCAACACCTACGGTGTCTGGAGAATCCACGACAAGATaattcctgattggatgcctccTCGGCAGCCAAGCTATAAGACATACAAGGTGGAAGAACAAAGCCCAGAGGAAACAGAAGTTGCTGTagtggaggaaaaagaggagaaagtagcAGAAACTGCTACAGCATAA